From a region of the Thermodesulfobium sp. 4217-1 genome:
- a CDS encoding FAD-dependent oxidoreductase, whose product MDKFNVIIIGAGPGGLKTAMRLRRLDFGQKILVIDKGSYPSFGACGMPFYIEGLVKNFDDLRKTSFDSIRDKKYFKNYANIDVLLEHSVTGIDTDSKTVFVTDKNNNTESKFQYDKLIIATGSKAIVPPIEGLSINSENVFTLKDPTDAEEIKSYLAKNDVKSACIMGAGLIGCEIASSLFNSDIDVSIFEIFDWPLAALVDKEVGLYLKKQMFNNGMEIYTGEKITKFVSENNKTIKAVSDQREVEADIFLICSGVRPDTEIAKKANIEMSPKGSIITNKFLQTSDPDIYAVGDCIEIKNQLTNKNFYAPMATYANRLGRIIANNIMKNNSQAFDGAIGTAIVKILGINIGRTGLSEREARDSNIDFETVLYSGYDKPHYMPESKKMNIKLIFDKKDDSLIGAQCIGNEASVDKTIDVAATIIQNKINFEKLLVLDLSYSPPFSNSVDILVQGFQTYENKKNKMYTAISFEEVKQILEKDRNLENVVLLDVRSEDEFKKVPSPFKNAISIPIEKLYGFDLKYNKDKKIIVFCGTGSRSYQASVMLKDKGFKEVYNLEAGLSAFY is encoded by the coding sequence ATAGATAAAGGCTCCTATCCTTCATTCGGAGCATGCGGCATGCCATTTTATATAGAAGGATTGGTCAAGAATTTTGATGATTTAAGAAAAACATCATTTGACTCAATTAGAGACAAAAAATATTTCAAAAACTACGCAAACATAGATGTCTTGTTAGAGCACTCAGTTACAGGAATTGACACAGATTCAAAGACCGTTTTTGTTACAGACAAAAATAACAATACAGAATCGAAATTTCAATATGACAAGCTTATAATAGCTACTGGCTCAAAAGCAATTGTTCCTCCTATCGAAGGCCTATCAATAAATAGTGAAAACGTATTCACACTGAAGGACCCAACAGACGCAGAAGAAATTAAATCCTACTTAGCCAAAAACGATGTTAAAAGCGCATGCATTATGGGCGCAGGTCTAATTGGCTGTGAAATAGCATCTTCCTTGTTCAATTCAGATATCGACGTTTCCATTTTTGAGATTTTTGATTGGCCCCTTGCAGCCTTAGTAGATAAAGAGGTTGGACTATATTTAAAAAAGCAAATGTTTAACAACGGCATGGAAATATACACGGGTGAAAAAATAACAAAATTTGTTTCAGAAAACAACAAAACTATTAAGGCCGTCTCCGATCAAAGAGAGGTAGAGGCAGATATATTCCTCATCTGCTCTGGCGTAAGACCAGATACAGAAATAGCGAAAAAAGCCAACATAGAGATGTCTCCAAAAGGATCTATAATTACCAATAAATTTTTGCAGACCTCAGACCCTGATATATATGCCGTCGGAGACTGTATAGAAATCAAAAATCAGCTTACAAACAAGAATTTTTATGCGCCAATGGCAACCTATGCAAATAGACTTGGCAGGATAATCGCAAATAATATAATGAAAAACAATTCTCAAGCTTTTGATGGGGCGATCGGCACAGCTATAGTTAAGATTTTAGGAATAAATATTGGCAGAACAGGGTTAAGCGAGAGGGAAGCAAGAGATTCTAATATAGACTTCGAAACAGTTTTATACTCAGGTTACGACAAACCTCACTATATGCCAGAAAGCAAAAAAATGAACATAAAGTTAATTTTCGATAAAAAAGATGATAGCTTAATTGGGGCTCAGTGTATAGGAAATGAAGCAAGCGTTGACAAAACTATTGACGTAGCTGCTACAATTATTCAAAATAAAATAAATTTTGAAAAACTTTTAGTCTTAGATTTGTCTTATTCGCCTCCATTTTCCAACTCAGTAGATATATTGGTTCAAGGTTTTCAAACTTATGAGAACAAAAAGAATAAGATGTATACTGCTATTTCATTTGAAGAGGTAAAACAGATATTAGAAAAAGACCGTAATTTAGAAAATGTGGTATTATTAGATGTAAGATCAGAGGATGAATTTAAAAAGGTTCCCTCACCATTTAAAAATGCTATTAGTATACCTATTGAAAAATTGTATGGTTTTGATTTAAAATATAATAAAGATAAAAAGATCATAGTATTCTGTGGAACAGGTTCAAGATCCTATCAGGCATCGGTTATGTTAAAAGATAAGGGTTTTAAAGAAGTGTACAATCTGGAGGCCGGTTTGAGTGCTTTTTATTAA